A genome region from Panicum virgatum strain AP13 chromosome 4K, P.virgatum_v5, whole genome shotgun sequence includes the following:
- the LOC120703811 gene encoding F-box/kelch-repeat protein At1g80440-like: MGELIPGLPEEVARECLVRVGFDQLPVVRRISRQWKSELESPDYHRLRRAEGLARPVLALVQASPAPPADGDAGTAADKQRSSAAGPANSYRMVLLDPEEGRWAPLPAPPGPAGSLPLFCQVAAVGGGGQGRKRLVVVGGWDPETWAPVDAVLVYDFLTGAWRRGAPMPGPRRSFFACAAVGGAVYVAGGHDEEKNALRSALAYDPERDAWSWLPDMAEERDEPRGLCAGGRFLVVGGYPTQAQGRFVGSAEAFDPAASAWAPVGDGLLEDGACPRTCCAAPGPAGRLYMLRDGHLVARDAAAPGAAWRPVAQVPEDARTAATVSAIPGGRVVVIGSGCHGGDKNVYVLREEAGKGASWERAAAPPEFAGHVQASCCLEI; encoded by the coding sequence ATGGGCGAGCTGATCCCCGGGTTGCCGGAGGAAGTGGCGCGGGAGTGCCTAGTCCGGGTGGGCTTCGACCAGCTGCCCGTGGTGCGCCGCATCTCGCGCCAGTGGAAGTCGGAGTTGGAGTCGCCGGACTACCACCGCCTGCGCCGGGCCGAGGGGCTGGCGCGCCCGGTGCTCGCGCTGGTCCAGgcgagccccgcgccgccggccgacggcgacgcgggCACGGCTGCGGACAAGCAGcgctcctcggcggcgggccCCGCGAACTCGTACCGGATGGTGCTGCTGGACCCGGAGGAGGGCCGGtgggcgccgctgccggcgccgcccgggCCGGCGGGGAGCCTGCCCCTGTTCTGCCAGGTGGCCGCCGTGGGCGGTGGCGGGCAGGGGCGGAAGCGGCTGGTGGTCGTCGGCGGCTGGGACCCGGAGACGTGGGCGCCGGTGGACGCGGTGCTCGTGTACGACTTCCTGACCGGCGCgtggcgccgcggcgcgccgaTGCCGGGCCCCCGCCGGTCCTTCTTCGCCTGCGCGGCCGTCGGCGGGGCCGTGTACGTGGCCGGCGGCCACGACGAGGAGAAGAACGCGCTGCGGTCGGCGCTGGCGTACGACCCGGAGCGCGACGCGTGGTCGTGGCTCCCCGACATGGCGGAGGAGCGCGACGAGCCGCGCGGgctctgcgccggcggcaggTTCCTCGTCGTCGGCGGGTACCCGACGCAGGCGCAGGGCCGCTTCGTCGGCTCCGCGGAGGCCTTCGAcccggcggcgtcggcctggGCGCCCGTCGGGGACGGCCTGCTCGAGGACGGCGCGTGCCCGAGGACCTGCTgcgcggcgccggggccggcggGGCGCCTGTACATGCTCCGCGACGGGCACCTCGTGGCGCGCGACGCTGCCGCGCcgggcgcggcgtggcggccggtggcgcaGGTGCCCGAGGACGCGCGCACCGCGGCGACCGTCTCCGCCATCCCCGGCGGCCGCGTGGTGGTGATCGGCTCCGGGTGCCACGGCGGCGACAAGAACGTGTACGTGCTCCGCGAGGAGGCCGGCAAGGGCGCGTCCtgggagcgcgcggcggcgccgcccgagTTCGCCGGGCACGTGCAGGCCTCCTGCTGCCTCGAAATCTGA